Genomic DNA from Macadamia integrifolia cultivar HAES 741 chromosome 6, SCU_Mint_v3, whole genome shotgun sequence:
TAATGTTACAAAAGAAACTAAACTGACCTGAACTTCGCCTCGTACACCagcttcttcctctgtttctctctcagCTGCATCTTCAATTGACTCATCAGATTCCCAACCTCCCTGAAGAAATAGAAACATAGAGATGATATCATGAACAAAACTGTTCCAGAAAGTCCAATTCAAACTCTGGTTTTTCTTGTAATTAGAGGGAAGATTTGGTATACCTTAGGGAACAACATGCCGTGACCCTTTTGGGAAGAAATTACAAGGATCTCtaattctccttcatcatcgaTGGTGTTAGTGCTCTCACATGAAGGATGCTTCCCATTTTTGTATCTGTAAGGTACACATCTGCAGAAATTGAAAATGTCCACCAAATTTAGGTTcccaatttcaaaattttctttaggAGGTTCCCAATTAAACGAAAATTTTTAGGATTTTGACATGTTTACAGAGAATAATTCAAGGAATTTGACCAATTTCAGCCAGACCCATTTCAAAATTTCTCCCCTTTAAACAGTTTTAAAACAAATTAGAACCTCAAAGAGTGGAACAATCGAAGAAACAATCCGTACCCAACGACTATACGACGACCTTCTCTGTAGCGCTGCAAATTTCTTCCCGTACGAGAAACCAAAGAAACCATTTTTGAAGATTTGCAAACAAGGGTTGCAAGAAACGAGCAAGAAACGAGCAAGTAACGAGAAACCCTTTCTTTATGGTTCAATAAGAAGACGAACACCCTTTGTTTGCTATAATCTTGAAAAGAAAGTAACAATCTCcggaacaaaaacaaaacagaaacgAAACCCAAATAGGAACTTCCTATTCTTGGAACATCCGAAGCAAACAACGGCggggagagagacagagagaggtgAAGGGTTGCTTGCGGAGTGTGAATTTCTTGGATAAGAACGGCGGTCTGTGCCTTTAAATAGCAGAGGATGAACATGGGCGAAGAGGATGATCAATCCACGTGGAAGAACTAGATGCTCATCTATATAGATTCCATTGGATTGTGTCCGTCCATTATACctgctttataaaaaaaataaaaacgagAAAAAAATTAGTAGATTTGGGGAGAGACGGTCATGGAGGTTGTTAGTTGAAAACCGTGGATGCGCACGAACCATACCTGGACGCGTTGAGTCACTGACGCGTTTCGTTGATTTCTCTTATGGGATCCCACACATTTCTGcgtcttttctcttttatttatttatttttttttttttttctttaactctATATCAGTCCTCACTTGAGTCCACTTGTCACTTATCATGCTTTTGCCTCTCAACGaatcatctctctttctcttttaaattttttgcttCAGCTTTGATGTTGGCAGGTCATCTGTTaaagttttgattttttgatttggtGGGAAtgggatttttcctttttttcgaCCGACATCAGTTTAagccatggatttagttcaCCGTAATGGTACCGATATCGTCTCTGCCGATCTAATCCCAGATTATATCGGAAAAGATCGGTGTATATCGATTATTTTTGCCCTTGTTTTCATGAAAAgtatttttttactgttttacccctgaaataaTATCAGTAATCGACCTGGATCAAGGATCGAGAATTGATCTTAGttgataccaatatgatacgaccgatacaataccaatacttgaaaccaactcatatttttaaataattttcataatctatttgttttttttttcattggattTAATTCAAAGTTTTATATGTTTCTAAcaatccagtttttttttttttttttgttagccATCAATGTGTATCTAGGCTTTCGGCTTGATCAGTCCTGTGGGTCTATACTATCGTTTGATTCATTTTATGGGATACTTGGGGATGTCTTTGTACACTTCTTGAAGAAGCAAGACACCAACAGGTAGATAGTCTAGTGAAAAGAAGCCATTGCCTCATGACTGTTTGAGTCAACAGATTGTGGGTTTGACTTGGcatatttcattattatttGTTAATTCTAAAAAAACACTGTTTATCGGGTTTTAGCATAggactatgatcactaccatggagcattcttttttatttatcaaagaAAAGCGAAGAAGCATgacacaaaaaaaatgaaacaatatGGAATACATAACTATAGAgaaaaagtaagagttgatggCCGAAGACCTAGTTGAAAAAGGCTAAGGGAAAATTAAAATCTTAGAATTCATATTTTAGGCTTATAGTGTTTAGTATGATTTGAGTTTAATTTAGATTCAATTCAAACTGAATGGAATAAATTTTAGTTTCGGTTCAGATTCTAAATTGACACTCGCTACTCCAAGTAACTTTTAATTTTATGCATTTGGAGTCCCTTGATTTACACTAAGTTAGGGCGAGTCTTGATTAAGACTGATCTcctatataattttattttttatttttgatcaCACTTATGAGAATTGATCACACAAGGACTCAATTTCTATTAAACCATGGTGAGACAAATTCACTTTATCCACAAGATTTGACCTTCTAATTGTAGAAATGTAATCCtcaaacgatgcagaagataatagaaaaacagaacaaacaatgcatacaaatttacgaggttcggcaatgtTATCTACATCCCCGGTGAAATGAGattctgtttcactatcaatggagaatagggttacagcgttcgtccctcacacctctcagtattacttgcactacagagaaagaaaccctcgctatgaatatatagcgaaaaaccctaatccataaagtacaaaattaccctcaaataaaaaattcaagtcgGGAATTGCGTCCCCCTACACCAtcgctatgcagggggcctcttGCCCCTTGTAACCACCACGGTCTGCTAATCGGTTAGTGGGACTATCGTCCTACCTGTCGAGGCGTTGCACAAGTACTACCTGGAtatgaaatataatatatcGTACACCAATAATCTCCACATTTGCTTAAATTCTGTCAaacctcctgtaaagataacctaGAGACGTCTTCATCCCCATACCTCATCAGAGATACAAATCCGTATCGATTTGGTGCATCCCTCATATTCAACAATGAATAATATTAATCAAATCCAAACATGACTCAAACTTTTCTGTAGTAATTGGCTTAATAAACATATTtgtaggattgagatctgtatgaatttttttcaagtgaatactaccttctgacacaagctccttGATTTTGTAAAATCTcatatcaatatgctttgtccttgcatgaaacacctgattctttgcaagatgtatggcactctgactatcacaatgtaatactatacctccttgctccaaccccaactcacgaaccaatccAGTCAACCAGACTCCTTCTTTGGCAACCTCAACTGtcgccatgtactctgcctctgtagtggacaatgcaattatAAATTAAAGCATCGTCCTCCATAATATAGGTCCACCacccaatgtaaatacataccatGTAGTAGACTTCCTcctgtctaaatcaccagcatagtcagaatcatcATAACTCATCAACTCTATGGAACTTCCTttaccactgaacataacatctatatctttagtcttgcttaaatatctgaagatccacttaattgcattccaatacTCCTTCCCTGGAtgactcatgtatctgctaacaacactgactacATGAGACAAATTCGACCTGCTagaaaccatagcatacatgagactctcAACTGTGTTAGCATAGGGGACTtaagacatctgctccacctcctcatgtgttgtatgGCATTctctttcagataacttgaagtggttGGTTAACTGAGTACTAACCGGTTTAGTATTTTTCAtgttgaaacgctctagcaccttttcaatatacatCTTTTGAGTTACccaagtttacctgcatttctatctatAAGGATTTCTATGCCAAGAATCTTCTTAGTAGCatcaagatccttcatctcaaattcatcactaaacaaagacttcaaatagATTATATTATGTCTATTCTTTGAAGCAataagcatgtcatcaacataaaacattaacaaaataatggaattatcacttaatactttataataaacacaattATCATACTCACTTTTTGCATaaccaatcttcatcatgtgggaatcaaagcatTTGAACCACTACttgggagattgcttaagactaTAAAGTGatctcttaagcagacaaacatgatcttcatTTCTCTGCACTTTGAAATCTTCAGGCTGCTCAATGTAAAATTGTTCCTTCAAATCACCATGAAAAAATGtagtcttcacatcaagctgttcaagctctaaatcatacatggccaccaaagcaagtagtactcGGATcaaagtgtgtttcaccactggaaaaaatatttcattgtagtctattcCCTCCTTTTGCTCATAGCCCTTAGCTATAAGTctagccttatacctttcacatTCCTTCTCAGATACTGTCTCTTTCTAACGAAAGActcatttacacccaatgaatTTTTTCCCTTGGATTTTTTCACAAATCttccaagtcttgttcttctgtagagacttCATTTCCTCCATTATAACTGTTATCTATTTaccatgttgtgcatcactcaaagcattatggtaggaagatggatcacatgTACCTACAGTGATGGCATAAGATACCATATTCTTAAACCCATATCTCATATGTGCTTTGTGAGTATGCTTCCCTTTATCTTTTACCACAGTATAGAAAATTTCTATTGCTTcttgttgtcctggtaagtcattaaatgactcattctctcttgttgtttttgACTCACCTAACTTCACCTGCACAtacacagtagaaccttctttattttcatcaactgcttgtgaattgcaATCTGACTTCACCATGTGAGACTCATCAAACGCAACGCCCTtactaaccacaactttctatgaacttgaatccctttacgtCTTTCTTAAAATCAAAAAAGATACActacttagactttgagtctaacttagAACGCTGTTGACTTTCCACATgagcataggctggacaaccaaatatttttagaatagaataatctgtaggttttcctgtccatacctcttcaggaattttacaatcaaatgtctttgatggagacctattgatgagggaACATGtcatattcactgcttctgcccaaaatctcttgttcAATCCTGCactcagcctcatactccgagctctttctagaagtgtcttattcattcttttagctacaccattttgttgtggtgtctttggaaccgtgaaatGATGAGTAATCCCTTTGGCTCtacacaattctagaaacggcttgtacaTGTACTCctctccattatctgttctcaagtacttaattttatTTCCTGTCTTCCCTTCTACCTTAGCATTgtattccttaaatttagtgaatacctcacttttatgcttcatgaagtagatccagactttccttgagtaatcatcaacaaaggtcacgaagtattctatcccacctttagattttgttgttgaaggacctcATACATcactgtgtacataatcaagcactcCTTTACTATTATGTTTTGCAATTTTGAAACTAACATTCCACtctttcccaaataaataatatttgtaGAAGTTTcgtttacaagttttcactcccttgaacagtttttttttatgaacactctttcccaaataaataatatttgtaGAAGTTTcgtttacaagttttcactcccttgaacagtttttttttatgaagctccatcaatcacCTTTTTCATATATGCCCTAACTGCATATGCCACTGATAAGTATCTTCTGTATCAGATCCTACATCTTTAGTCACatatgctccacctataacagTGCTttctatgagtctgtataggtttcatactagttgtcccttcatgacaaccataatacccttaataactttgaaaaCTCCACATTTTGCTAAGTACTTGTAGCCATTTGAGTTAAGTTTCTTAATTCTGGTAAATGTCTTACATCTACTAAatttcttactatcccatcaaacatcttgattttgataatgcccatcccaatggtcttgcacaCAGCGTCATTCCCCATTAGAAcaaacccaccattatatgACTGATATGTATCAAACTAATTCTTATGTGGatacatgtgatatgaacatttatgatctaaaatccaagaatcaaaatgttgattcttacctgatgatatagagaatacatctccatcatctccatctgaactatcAGTCATGTTAACCTCCTCAAATGTATTATCTACACATTTCATCttcaagtccgccttcctcttcaaacactctctcttcagataaCCTTTCTTTTTGCAATAGTAATAAAAGACTTTTGTCTTtgcccttttgattttgatcgactcttcccagatcccttctgatttgatctccctctatcctgctccttgtcacctttAAAAAAAcattctccttgagatttcgtactgtTGGTATTCTTCTTTATATCATTGAACATGAGGGTAGccgcgacttcatccatctcaagagtctccttcccgtacaaaaGAGTCATTACCAGGTGATCATACGATTCTGAGAGTGAAAATAGCAACAGTATTactttgtcttcatcctcgatttTAATTTCTAGGTTTGTAAGCTTACTTATGATCTAATTGAAcgtgttaagatgctctaatataTCAGTACATTTCTCCATCTGTAGTGAATACAATTGTTTCTTcatgaacaacttgttcgttaagaaCTTTATCATGTAGATATTTTCAAGTTTTGCCTATAACTGCGATGCAGATTCGATACCTATAACATATTATAagacatcatcagaaagattcaattGAATGGCACTTAC
This window encodes:
- the LOC122081222 gene encoding nudix hydrolase 18, mitochondrial-like — protein: MFILCYLKAQTAVLIQEIHTPQATLHLSLSLSPPLFASDVPRIGSSYLGFVSVLFLFRRLLLSFQDYSKQRVFVFLLNHKERVSRYLLVSCSFLATLVCKSSKMVSLVSRTGRNLQRYREGRRIVVGCVPYRYKNGKHPSCESTNTIDDEGELEILVISSQKGHGMLFPKGGWESDESIEDAAERETEEEAGVRGEVQRKLGEWPFKSRRYNTFYEGVMFPLLVKEQLDQWPEKNHRRRMWMTVAEAREVCQHHWMKEALDRLVKRLMQQPDEEDIVRSPSSSSDEETISEEEIAPCVLL